AAAGAAATATTCAGTTATGGTTTGAGAAGAGACGTTATGAAAGTCATCGTCACTGGTGGGGCTGGCTTTATTGGTTCAGCTGTTTGTCGTTTATTGGTCAAAGAAAAAGGTTGGTATGTCTTAAATATTGATAAATTAACCTATGCGGCCGATTTACGCTCTCTTTCGGAAATTCAGGAAACCCCATCTTATCAATTTAAACAAATTGATATTTGTGATCGACTTGCATTGGGTCAGGCATTTCGTGAGTTTCAACCAGATGCAATTATGCATTTGGCGGCAGAAAGTCATGTGGATCGTTCTATTGATGGGCCAAGCGCTTTTATCGAAACCAATTTAGTTGGTACATATATTTTATTGGAAGCTGTGCGTGAATATTGGTTGCAATTGAGTGAGGAAAGTCAAAAAGCTTTTCGTTTTCATCATATTTCGACTGATGAAGTGTATGGCAGTTTAGGAAAAACAGGTCTCTTTACGGAAGACACACCCTATGGGCCAAATTCACCCTATTCTGCGTCAAAGGCGGGTTCAGATCATTTGGTTCGTGCTTGGCATCATACTTATGGTTTGCCTGTTGTTATCAGTAATTGTTCAAATAATTATGGCCCGTATCAGTTCCCGGAAAAACTTATTCCTTTGATGATTTTGAATATTTTACAGGGTAAGAAATTACCCGTTTATGGGGATGGGTTAAATACGCGAGATTGGTTGCATGTGGAAGATCATGCTGACGCTCTTGCCATAATTCTAGAAAAAGGAAGAAATGGCGAAAAATATAATGTTGGCGGCCATAATGAAGTGAAAAATATTGATGTGGTCCGCACTCTTTTTGAAACTGTGAAAAAATTAAATCCAGATATCCCTGTACAAAATTTTGAAGATTTGTTGACCTATGTTACGGACCGTCCCGGTCATGACTGGCGTTATGCAATTGATGCATCCAAGATTGATAAAGAACTGGGCTGGACACCTAAATATACTTTTGAAACAGGTCTGGAGCAGACCGTGCAATGGTATTTAGATAATGAAACCTGGTGGCGCCCTATTCTTGAGGGGAAATATGATGGCCAACGTTTAGGGAAGGCGTAAGGTCATGCGTATTCTGGTATTTGGGGCAAATGGGCAGGTCGCAAAATCTTTTGCATTTCAAGCACCATTTTATCCTGAGCTAAGCCTTGTTTGTAAAGGTCAAGCTGACTGTGATATTACCGATAAAGGTCAGATTATTGCGACTCTCGATGAGATAAAGCCGGATTTGATTGTTAATACAGCTGCTTATACGGCTGTGGATCAGGCTGAAGAAGACCAAGCAGCAGCTTTTTTACTGAATGAAACTGCTGTTGGTTATCTTGGTGAAATTGCCACGGTACCGATTGTCCATTTTTCAACAGATTATGTTTTTAATGGTCAGGCTTGCCTACCTTATCAGGAGGGTCAGCTAACGGATCCCTTGGGTATTTACGGGCAAAGCAAGTGGGCAGGTGAAGAAGCCTTGCGGGCCAGCTGTCCCAAACATGTGATTTTACGTACAGCCTGGGTCTATAGCCCCTTTGGCGGTAATTTTGTTAAAACCATGTTACGGATAATGAATGCTAATGATAAAATTTCTGTTGTGAGCGACCAAATTGGTTGCCCGACATCTGCCCTTGATTTGGCTGATGCAGTTTTAAAGATTGCACCACAGCTTATTAATCAATCATTTGATGGTTATGGAACATATCACATTGTTACAAATGCAGTTTTATCTTGGCATGATTTTGCAGTCGAAATAAAAGAACAGAC
This sequence is a window from Terasakiella sp. SH-1. Protein-coding genes within it:
- the rfbD gene encoding dTDP-4-dehydrorhamnose reductase, with the translated sequence MRILVFGANGQVAKSFAFQAPFYPELSLVCKGQADCDITDKGQIIATLDEIKPDLIVNTAAYTAVDQAEEDQAAAFLLNETAVGYLGEIATVPIVHFSTDYVFNGQACLPYQEGQLTDPLGIYGQSKWAGEEALRASCPKHVILRTAWVYSPFGGNFVKTMLRIMNANDKISVVSDQIGCPTSALDLADAVLKIAPQLINQSFDGYGTYHIVTNAVLSWHDFAVEIKEQTHMDCVVQAIETSAYPTKAQRPAYSVLSCHKFEAQFGFNLPDWKESLSFCLKKLDQH
- the rfbB gene encoding dTDP-glucose 4,6-dehydratase — its product is MKVIVTGGAGFIGSAVCRLLVKEKGWYVLNIDKLTYAADLRSLSEIQETPSYQFKQIDICDRLALGQAFREFQPDAIMHLAAESHVDRSIDGPSAFIETNLVGTYILLEAVREYWLQLSEESQKAFRFHHISTDEVYGSLGKTGLFTEDTPYGPNSPYSASKAGSDHLVRAWHHTYGLPVVISNCSNNYGPYQFPEKLIPLMILNILQGKKLPVYGDGLNTRDWLHVEDHADALAIILEKGRNGEKYNVGGHNEVKNIDVVRTLFETVKKLNPDIPVQNFEDLLTYVTDRPGHDWRYAIDASKIDKELGWTPKYTFETGLEQTVQWYLDNETWWRPILEGKYDGQRLGKA